A window of Diospyros lotus cultivar Yz01 chromosome 14, ASM1463336v1, whole genome shotgun sequence contains these coding sequences:
- the LOC127790295 gene encoding uncharacterized protein LOC127790295 isoform X3, translating to MALRSLHQTLIRTSSSSSFSSPSQPNRFVFATANYGCAYAIRTHSNQSGSSSPRLADPDVAESSSDAEQREALAVQRIEDAIHRIIVRRSAPDWLPFVPGSSYWVPPRRRSYGIADLVEKLADTLSDEEVMSLATARGWPSSAFFLSDTGSVLEERSGMISLSEGLRRDLNEL from the exons ATGGCTCTTCGATCCCTACATCAAACCCTAATCCgaacttcttcttcctcttccttttcttccccTTCTCAGCCTAATCGTTTCGTCTTCGCCACCGCCAACTATGGATGCGCCTACGCTATTCGGACCCACTCCAACCAATCGGGGAGCTCTTCGCCCCGCCTCGCCGATCCCGACGTGGCCGAATCGTCCTCGGATGCGGAGCAACGCGAAGCATTGGCCGTCCAGAGGATAGAGGACGCCATCCACCGCATCATCGTCCGCCGATCCGCGCCGGACTGGCTGCCCTTCGTCCCTGGCTCCTCCTATTGGGTTCCGCCCCGCCGCCGGTCCTACGGAATCGCTGATTTGGTGGAGAAGTTGGCTGACACGCTCTCGGATGAGGAGGTGATGTCGCTTGCCACTGCTCGCGGTTGGCCTTCTTCTGCCTTCTTTCTTAGTG ATACAGGAAGCGTTCTTGAAGAAAGATCTGGAATGATTTCACTGTCTGAAG
- the LOC127790295 gene encoding uncharacterized protein LOC127790295 isoform X1: MALRSLHQTLIRTSSSSSFSSPSQPNRFVFATANYGCAYAIRTHSNQSGSSSPRLADPDVAESSSDAEQREALAVQRIEDAIHRIIVRRSAPDWLPFVPGSSYWVPPRRRSYGIADLVEKLADTLSDEEVMSLATARGWPSSAFFLSDSPPDTGSVLEERSGMISLSEGLRRDLNEL, from the exons ATGGCTCTTCGATCCCTACATCAAACCCTAATCCgaacttcttcttcctcttccttttcttccccTTCTCAGCCTAATCGTTTCGTCTTCGCCACCGCCAACTATGGATGCGCCTACGCTATTCGGACCCACTCCAACCAATCGGGGAGCTCTTCGCCCCGCCTCGCCGATCCCGACGTGGCCGAATCGTCCTCGGATGCGGAGCAACGCGAAGCATTGGCCGTCCAGAGGATAGAGGACGCCATCCACCGCATCATCGTCCGCCGATCCGCGCCGGACTGGCTGCCCTTCGTCCCTGGCTCCTCCTATTGGGTTCCGCCCCGCCGCCGGTCCTACGGAATCGCTGATTTGGTGGAGAAGTTGGCTGACACGCTCTCGGATGAGGAGGTGATGTCGCTTGCCACTGCTCGCGGTTGGCCTTCTTCTGCCTTCTTTCTTAGTG ATTCACCTCCAGATACAGGAAGCGTTCTTGAAGAAAGATCTGGAATGATTTCACTGTCTGAAG
- the LOC127790295 gene encoding uncharacterized protein LOC127790295 isoform X6, producing the protein MALRSLHQTLIRTSSSSSFSSPSQPNRFVFATANYGCAYAIRTHSNQSGSSSPRLADPDVAESSSDAEQREALAVQRIEDAIHRIIVRRSAPDWLPFVPGSSYWVPPRRRSYGIADLVEKLADTLSDEEVMSLATARGWPSSAFFLSDSPPDTGSVLEERSGMISLSEV; encoded by the exons ATGGCTCTTCGATCCCTACATCAAACCCTAATCCgaacttcttcttcctcttccttttcttccccTTCTCAGCCTAATCGTTTCGTCTTCGCCACCGCCAACTATGGATGCGCCTACGCTATTCGGACCCACTCCAACCAATCGGGGAGCTCTTCGCCCCGCCTCGCCGATCCCGACGTGGCCGAATCGTCCTCGGATGCGGAGCAACGCGAAGCATTGGCCGTCCAGAGGATAGAGGACGCCATCCACCGCATCATCGTCCGCCGATCCGCGCCGGACTGGCTGCCCTTCGTCCCTGGCTCCTCCTATTGGGTTCCGCCCCGCCGCCGGTCCTACGGAATCGCTGATTTGGTGGAGAAGTTGGCTGACACGCTCTCGGATGAGGAGGTGATGTCGCTTGCCACTGCTCGCGGTTGGCCTTCTTCTGCCTTCTTTCTTAGTG ATTCACCTCCAGATACAGGAAGCGTTCTTGAAGAAAGATCTGGAATGATTTCACTGTCTGAAG
- the LOC127790295 gene encoding uncharacterized protein LOC127790295 isoform X4 → MALRSLHQTLIRTSSSSSFSSPSQPNRFVFATANYGCAYAIRTHSNQSGSSSPRLADPDVAESSSDAEQREALAVQRIEDAIHRIIVRRSAPDWLPFVPGSSYWVPPRRRSYGIADLVEKLADTLSDEEVMSLATARGWPSSAFFLSDTGSVLEERSGMISLSEEEEKRVVN, encoded by the exons ATGGCTCTTCGATCCCTACATCAAACCCTAATCCgaacttcttcttcctcttccttttcttccccTTCTCAGCCTAATCGTTTCGTCTTCGCCACCGCCAACTATGGATGCGCCTACGCTATTCGGACCCACTCCAACCAATCGGGGAGCTCTTCGCCCCGCCTCGCCGATCCCGACGTGGCCGAATCGTCCTCGGATGCGGAGCAACGCGAAGCATTGGCCGTCCAGAGGATAGAGGACGCCATCCACCGCATCATCGTCCGCCGATCCGCGCCGGACTGGCTGCCCTTCGTCCCTGGCTCCTCCTATTGGGTTCCGCCCCGCCGCCGGTCCTACGGAATCGCTGATTTGGTGGAGAAGTTGGCTGACACGCTCTCGGATGAGGAGGTGATGTCGCTTGCCACTGCTCGCGGTTGGCCTTCTTCTGCCTTCTTTCTTAGTG ATACAGGAAGCGTTCTTGAAGAAAGATCTGGAATGATTTCACTGTCTGAAG
- the LOC127790295 gene encoding uncharacterized protein LOC127790295 isoform X7, giving the protein MALRSLHQTLIRTSSSSSFSSPSQPNRFVFATANYGCAYAIRTHSNQSGSSSPRLADPDVAESSSDAEQREALAVQRIEDAIHRIIVRRSAPDWLPFVPGSSYWVPPRRRSYGIADLVEKLADTLSDEEVMSLATARGWPSSAFFLSDTGSVLEERSGMISLSEGED; this is encoded by the exons ATGGCTCTTCGATCCCTACATCAAACCCTAATCCgaacttcttcttcctcttccttttcttccccTTCTCAGCCTAATCGTTTCGTCTTCGCCACCGCCAACTATGGATGCGCCTACGCTATTCGGACCCACTCCAACCAATCGGGGAGCTCTTCGCCCCGCCTCGCCGATCCCGACGTGGCCGAATCGTCCTCGGATGCGGAGCAACGCGAAGCATTGGCCGTCCAGAGGATAGAGGACGCCATCCACCGCATCATCGTCCGCCGATCCGCGCCGGACTGGCTGCCCTTCGTCCCTGGCTCCTCCTATTGGGTTCCGCCCCGCCGCCGGTCCTACGGAATCGCTGATTTGGTGGAGAAGTTGGCTGACACGCTCTCGGATGAGGAGGTGATGTCGCTTGCCACTGCTCGCGGTTGGCCTTCTTCTGCCTTCTTTCTTAGTG ATACAGGAAGCGTTCTTGAAGAAAGATCTGGAATGATTTCACTGTCTGAAGGTGAGGACTGA
- the LOC127790298 gene encoding uncharacterized protein LOC127790298 isoform X2, whose amino-acid sequence MEALLSSSLFVSKLPDAHQVVAAPPSSIRTLNQRITLATAPSTGPVRVHESFPITSPRTCGSRVLAFSRELSDENEEEIQVEESGLGSVSEDSASLTQGNEDCNQNIGEVGKKTPKIIFNVTYGGGTGGSTRAGLFRTPISGGVQSATSAHGLPPPALAVRNLMGQARFAHVCTVMSRMHHRREGYPFGSLVDFAPDSMGHPIFSFSPLAIHTRNLLADPRCTLVVQIPGWSGLSNARVTIFGDVFPLPEHQQEWAHKQYIAKHQQGPSQQWGNFYYFRMQKISDIYFIGGFGTVAWVDVKEYEAVQPDKIAVDGGEQNLKELNAIFSTPLKELLSMEIEVDDAALISIDSKGTDIRVRQGAQFNIQRLSFEEGHAVETLEEAKSALWKLIYKGRVCNLQK is encoded by the exons ATGGAAGCTCTTTTAAGCTCTTCTCTATTCGTTTCCAAGTTGCCGGACGCGCATCAAGTTGTCGCCGCACCTCCATCTTCGATCAGAACTCTTAATCAGCGTATTACTCTTGCTACTGCTCCTAGTACCGGCCCTGTGAGAGTCCATGAAAGTTTTCCTATTACGTCGCCTCGGACTTGCGGGTCTCGTGTTCTCGCGTTCTCACGGGAATTGTCGGACGAAAACGAAGAGGAAATACAGGTCGAGGAGAGCGGACTGGGTTCAGTTTCTGAAGACAGTGCTTCTTTGACGCAG GGTAATGAGGACTGCAATCAGAACATCGGAGAGGTAGGAAAAAAGACACCAAAGATCATCTTTAACGTCACATATGGAGGTGGAACGGGGGGAAGCACAAGAGCTGGGCTATTCAGAACTCCAATATCAGGTGGGGTGCAGAGTGCCACTTCTGCGCATGGTTTGCCTCCACCCGCCTTAGCAGTGCGCAATCTGATGGGGCAG gCTAGGTTTGCTCATGTGTGTACGGTGATGTCTCGGATGCACCATAGACGAGAAGGATACCCATTTGGTTCACTTGTTGACTTTGCACCAGATTCGATGGGAC AtccaatattttcattttcacctTTGGCTATTCATACGCGAAATTTGTTAGCTGATCCAAGATGCACCCTTGTTGTGCAG ATACCTGGATGGAGTGGCTTATCAAATGCAAGGGTGACAATATTTGGTGATGTCTTTCCTCTTCCAGAACATCAGCAG GAATGGGCACACAAACAGTATATTGCCAAGCATCAGCAGGGGCCTTCTCAACAATGGGGAAACTTCTACTATTTTAGGATGCAGAAGATAAG TGACATTTATTTCATTGGAGGCTTTGGAACCGTTGCTTGGGTTGACGTGAAGGAATACGAGGCTGTTCAACCTGACAAGATTGCAGTGGATGGTGGCGAGCAAAATCTGAAG GAGCTCAATGCTATCTTCTCAACGCCCCTTAAAGAGCTTCTGTCCATGGAAATCGAAGTAGACGATGCTGCTCTTATATCGATAGACAGCAAAGGAACCGATATTCGAGTTCGGCAAGGCGCCCAA TTCAACATACAGAGGCTATCATTCGAGGAGGGGCATGCAGTAGAAACATTGGAGGAAGCCAAGTCGGCACTTTGGAAGCTAATATACAAGGGCCGAGTGTGCAATTTGCAGAAATAG
- the LOC127790295 gene encoding uncharacterized protein LOC127790295 isoform X8 — MALRSLHQTLIRTSSSSSFSSPSQPNRFVFATANYGCAYAIRTHSNQSGSSSPRLADPDVAESSSDAEQREALAVQRIEDAIHRIIVRRSAPDWLPFVPGSSYWVPPRRRSYGIADLVEKLADTLSDEEVMSLATARGWPSSAFFLSDTGSVLEERSGMISLSEV; from the exons ATGGCTCTTCGATCCCTACATCAAACCCTAATCCgaacttcttcttcctcttccttttcttccccTTCTCAGCCTAATCGTTTCGTCTTCGCCACCGCCAACTATGGATGCGCCTACGCTATTCGGACCCACTCCAACCAATCGGGGAGCTCTTCGCCCCGCCTCGCCGATCCCGACGTGGCCGAATCGTCCTCGGATGCGGAGCAACGCGAAGCATTGGCCGTCCAGAGGATAGAGGACGCCATCCACCGCATCATCGTCCGCCGATCCGCGCCGGACTGGCTGCCCTTCGTCCCTGGCTCCTCCTATTGGGTTCCGCCCCGCCGCCGGTCCTACGGAATCGCTGATTTGGTGGAGAAGTTGGCTGACACGCTCTCGGATGAGGAGGTGATGTCGCTTGCCACTGCTCGCGGTTGGCCTTCTTCTGCCTTCTTTCTTAGTG ATACAGGAAGCGTTCTTGAAGAAAGATCTGGAATGATTTCACTGTCTGAAG
- the LOC127790298 gene encoding uncharacterized protein LOC127790298 isoform X1, whose amino-acid sequence MEALLSSSLFVSKLPDAHQVVAAPPSSIRTLNQRITLATAPSTGPVRVHESFPITSPRTCGSRVLAFSRELSDENEEEIQVEESGLGSVSEDSASLTQGNEDCNQNIGEVGKKTPKIIFNVTYGGGTGGSTRAGLFRTPISGGVQSATSAHGLPPPALAVRNLMGQARFAHVCTVMSRMHHRREGYPFGSLVDFAPDSMGRSNKLLYWFLFRVSRGVRSSSADPIFSFSPLAIHTRNLLADPRCTLVVQIPGWSGLSNARVTIFGDVFPLPEHQQEWAHKQYIAKHQQGPSQQWGNFYYFRMQKISDIYFIGGFGTVAWVDVKEYEAVQPDKIAVDGGEQNLKELNAIFSTPLKELLSMEIEVDDAALISIDSKGTDIRVRQGAQFNIQRLSFEEGHAVETLEEAKSALWKLIYKGRVCNLQK is encoded by the exons ATGGAAGCTCTTTTAAGCTCTTCTCTATTCGTTTCCAAGTTGCCGGACGCGCATCAAGTTGTCGCCGCACCTCCATCTTCGATCAGAACTCTTAATCAGCGTATTACTCTTGCTACTGCTCCTAGTACCGGCCCTGTGAGAGTCCATGAAAGTTTTCCTATTACGTCGCCTCGGACTTGCGGGTCTCGTGTTCTCGCGTTCTCACGGGAATTGTCGGACGAAAACGAAGAGGAAATACAGGTCGAGGAGAGCGGACTGGGTTCAGTTTCTGAAGACAGTGCTTCTTTGACGCAG GGTAATGAGGACTGCAATCAGAACATCGGAGAGGTAGGAAAAAAGACACCAAAGATCATCTTTAACGTCACATATGGAGGTGGAACGGGGGGAAGCACAAGAGCTGGGCTATTCAGAACTCCAATATCAGGTGGGGTGCAGAGTGCCACTTCTGCGCATGGTTTGCCTCCACCCGCCTTAGCAGTGCGCAATCTGATGGGGCAG gCTAGGTTTGCTCATGTGTGTACGGTGATGTCTCGGATGCACCATAGACGAGAAGGATACCCATTTGGTTCACTTGTTGACTTTGCACCAGATTCGATGGGAC GAAGCAATAAGTTACTGTATTGGTTTCTTTTCCGTGTTTCCAGAGGCGTCAGATCATCTTCGGCTG AtccaatattttcattttcacctTTGGCTATTCATACGCGAAATTTGTTAGCTGATCCAAGATGCACCCTTGTTGTGCAG ATACCTGGATGGAGTGGCTTATCAAATGCAAGGGTGACAATATTTGGTGATGTCTTTCCTCTTCCAGAACATCAGCAG GAATGGGCACACAAACAGTATATTGCCAAGCATCAGCAGGGGCCTTCTCAACAATGGGGAAACTTCTACTATTTTAGGATGCAGAAGATAAG TGACATTTATTTCATTGGAGGCTTTGGAACCGTTGCTTGGGTTGACGTGAAGGAATACGAGGCTGTTCAACCTGACAAGATTGCAGTGGATGGTGGCGAGCAAAATCTGAAG GAGCTCAATGCTATCTTCTCAACGCCCCTTAAAGAGCTTCTGTCCATGGAAATCGAAGTAGACGATGCTGCTCTTATATCGATAGACAGCAAAGGAACCGATATTCGAGTTCGGCAAGGCGCCCAA TTCAACATACAGAGGCTATCATTCGAGGAGGGGCATGCAGTAGAAACATTGGAGGAAGCCAAGTCGGCACTTTGGAAGCTAATATACAAGGGCCGAGTGTGCAATTTGCAGAAATAG
- the LOC127790297 gene encoding uncharacterized protein LOC127790297 — MDQGRGKAVLIHLFCLLLLIFLSSAFGDDGEQGRRRTKNPNVEEVLQKRPPSLLEMLLNPAKFTTAPPAAADASFRDKVKALANLLQAYLFPPNLDFRGSDEVEETSSGSRGEKVKEAVAKSLGKTRAAVEDSARSAAKLAGDSLHKLMNKEGGARGGVTKK; from the exons ATGGATCAAGGGAGAGGAAAGGCCGTACTGATTCATCTATTCTGCTTGCTTCTTCTCATCTTTCTATCTTCCGCATTCGGAGATGACGGCGAACAAGGCCGCCGTCGGACGAAGAACCCTAACGTGGAGGAGGTTCTTCAAAAGAGGCCGCCGTCTCTTTTGGAGATGCTGCTGAACCCCGCCAAGTTCACGACGGCTCCTCCTGCCGCTGCCGATGCGAGCTTCCGGGACAAGGTTAAAGCGCTCGCCAACCTTCTCCAGGCTTACTTATTTCCTCCCAATCTGGA TTTTAGGGGAAGTGATGAAGTGGAGGAGACGAGCAGCGGCAGCAGAGGGGAAAAGGTGAAGGAGGCTGTGGCGAAGAGCTTGGGAAAGACGAGAGCTGCGGTTGAAGATTCGGCGAGATCTGCCGCGAAGTTAGCCGGCGACAGTCTGCACAAACTAATGAACAAGGAAGGCGGAGCAAGAGGCGGTGTGACAAAAAAGTAG
- the LOC127790295 gene encoding uncharacterized protein LOC127790295 isoform X2 — translation MALRSLHQTLIRTSSSSSFSSPSQPNRFVFATANYGCAYAIRTHSNQSGSSSPRLADPDVAESSSDAEQREALAVQRIEDAIHRIIVRRSAPDWLPFVPGSSYWVPPRRRSYGIADLVEKLADTLSDEEVMSLATARGWPSSAFFLSDSPPDTGSVLEERSGMISLSEEEEKRVVN, via the exons ATGGCTCTTCGATCCCTACATCAAACCCTAATCCgaacttcttcttcctcttccttttcttccccTTCTCAGCCTAATCGTTTCGTCTTCGCCACCGCCAACTATGGATGCGCCTACGCTATTCGGACCCACTCCAACCAATCGGGGAGCTCTTCGCCCCGCCTCGCCGATCCCGACGTGGCCGAATCGTCCTCGGATGCGGAGCAACGCGAAGCATTGGCCGTCCAGAGGATAGAGGACGCCATCCACCGCATCATCGTCCGCCGATCCGCGCCGGACTGGCTGCCCTTCGTCCCTGGCTCCTCCTATTGGGTTCCGCCCCGCCGCCGGTCCTACGGAATCGCTGATTTGGTGGAGAAGTTGGCTGACACGCTCTCGGATGAGGAGGTGATGTCGCTTGCCACTGCTCGCGGTTGGCCTTCTTCTGCCTTCTTTCTTAGTG ATTCACCTCCAGATACAGGAAGCGTTCTTGAAGAAAGATCTGGAATGATTTCACTGTCTGAAG
- the LOC127790295 gene encoding uncharacterized protein LOC127790295 isoform X5: MALRSLHQTLIRTSSSSSFSSPSQPNRFVFATANYGCAYAIRTHSNQSGSSSPRLADPDVAESSSDAEQREALAVQRIEDAIHRIIVRRSAPDWLPFVPGSSYWVPPRRRSYGIADLVEKLADTLSDEEVMSLATARGWPSSAFFLSDSPPDTGSVLEERSGMISLSEGED, encoded by the exons ATGGCTCTTCGATCCCTACATCAAACCCTAATCCgaacttcttcttcctcttccttttcttccccTTCTCAGCCTAATCGTTTCGTCTTCGCCACCGCCAACTATGGATGCGCCTACGCTATTCGGACCCACTCCAACCAATCGGGGAGCTCTTCGCCCCGCCTCGCCGATCCCGACGTGGCCGAATCGTCCTCGGATGCGGAGCAACGCGAAGCATTGGCCGTCCAGAGGATAGAGGACGCCATCCACCGCATCATCGTCCGCCGATCCGCGCCGGACTGGCTGCCCTTCGTCCCTGGCTCCTCCTATTGGGTTCCGCCCCGCCGCCGGTCCTACGGAATCGCTGATTTGGTGGAGAAGTTGGCTGACACGCTCTCGGATGAGGAGGTGATGTCGCTTGCCACTGCTCGCGGTTGGCCTTCTTCTGCCTTCTTTCTTAGTG ATTCACCTCCAGATACAGGAAGCGTTCTTGAAGAAAGATCTGGAATGATTTCACTGTCTGAAGGTGAGGACTGA